A section of the Desulfovibrio sp. Huiquan2017 genome encodes:
- a CDS encoding IscA/HesB family protein: MIEVTDAARKQLEGYFQEKEATPIRVYLAAGGUAGPRLTLALDEPNDKDEVSEAGGFTFLVEKDLLAQTGDIKIDMTYYGFVVESQNPVSGGDSCSCSSSSSCSSAGSGGCGC, from the coding sequence ATGATTGAAGTCACCGATGCTGCCCGGAAGCAGCTCGAAGGCTACTTCCAGGAAAAGGAAGCGACCCCCATCCGCGTGTACCTCGCGGCGGGCGGCTGAGCGGGCCCGCGCCTGACTTTGGCTCTGGATGAGCCTAACGACAAGGACGAGGTGTCCGAGGCCGGTGGATTCACCTTCCTCGTGGAAAAGGACCTGCTGGCTCAGACCGGCGATATCAAAATCGACATGACCTACTACGGATTCGTCGTGGAGTCCCAGAACCCGGTCAGCGGCGGCGACAGCTGCTCCTGCTCCTCATCGAGTTCCTGCTCCTCCGCCGGTTCCGGCGGCTGCGGCTGCTAG
- a CDS encoding IscA/HesB family protein translates to MITVTESALNELTKYFEDKDVQPIRVHLADGGCSGPRLSLALDELREGDKSVEQGDFTFLINEELVQASGAVSIDMTPYGFQVSSENQIGGGGCGCSSCGTGSCGC, encoded by the coding sequence ATGATTACAGTTACCGAATCGGCTCTGAACGAACTGACCAAATATTTCGAGGATAAGGATGTGCAGCCCATCCGGGTGCATCTGGCCGACGGCGGTTGCTCCGGCCCGCGCCTGTCCCTGGCCCTGGACGAGTTGCGTGAAGGCGACAAGTCCGTGGAGCAGGGAGACTTCACCTTCCTGATCAACGAAGAACTGGTCCAGGCTTCGGGCGCCGTGTCCATCGACATGACCCCCTACGGCTTCCAGGTCTCCTCCGAAAACCAGATCGGCGGCGGGGGTTGCGGATGCTCCTCCTGCGGCACCGGCTCCTGCGGCTGCTAG
- a CDS encoding AMP-binding protein, producing MYYTEYETEPREKRMKRKWKGVKDVLMAAERSSGEFQARLRSLGACAKDFKDWDDYAKIPPLRKKDVVKWQREHGIGWFLAVRPGELSRIYQSPGPIYDPEGREPDYWAWSEGFFAAGFRPGDLAQMTFSYHMTPAGHMFEEPLRDIGCAVVPAGPGNTGEQIELLTRLPVNAFIGMASYLKIIGERAVATGLDPLEDFHLEKAYVAAEPLSESLRAELEAMFGITVRQGYGTADVGCIAYECRELGGMHLSNYRHVEICDPDTGLPVPDGEVGEVVVTPFFTDYPLVRLATGDLSSMDLGPCACGRTARKLAGWKGRADDTAKVKGQFVYPGQAAVVFSRFPAISGWQIQVKRVNDNDVIVVVAETAQPFDTESFEADFQASMKLRPVVETCVPGTLPEDAPRLVNERTFD from the coding sequence ATGTACTATACCGAATATGAAACGGAGCCGCGCGAGAAGCGGATGAAGCGCAAGTGGAAAGGCGTGAAGGACGTGCTCATGGCGGCGGAGCGGTCTTCGGGCGAGTTCCAGGCCCGGCTGCGGAGCCTGGGGGCGTGCGCCAAGGATTTCAAGGACTGGGACGACTACGCCAAGATCCCGCCTCTGCGCAAGAAGGATGTCGTCAAATGGCAGCGGGAGCATGGCATAGGTTGGTTTTTGGCCGTCCGGCCCGGGGAGCTTTCGCGCATCTATCAGTCGCCCGGCCCGATCTATGATCCCGAGGGCCGCGAACCGGACTACTGGGCCTGGTCCGAGGGCTTTTTCGCGGCGGGCTTCCGGCCCGGAGACCTTGCGCAGATGACCTTTTCCTACCATATGACCCCGGCCGGACATATGTTCGAGGAGCCGTTGCGGGACATTGGCTGCGCGGTCGTCCCGGCCGGTCCGGGCAACACCGGCGAGCAGATCGAGCTGCTGACCCGATTGCCGGTCAACGCCTTCATCGGCATGGCCAGCTACCTGAAGATCATCGGCGAAAGGGCCGTGGCCACCGGGCTCGATCCGCTGGAGGATTTCCATCTGGAGAAGGCCTATGTGGCGGCCGAGCCGCTGTCGGAAAGCCTGCGCGCCGAGTTGGAGGCGATGTTCGGCATCACCGTCCGCCAAGGATACGGCACGGCGGATGTGGGCTGCATCGCCTACGAGTGCCGGGAACTCGGCGGCATGCACCTGTCCAACTACCGGCACGTGGAGATATGCGACCCGGACACCGGCCTGCCCGTGCCCGACGGCGAGGTGGGCGAGGTGGTCGTCACCCCGTTTTTCACCGATTATCCGCTGGTCCGCCTGGCCACGGGCGACCTGTCGTCCATGGACCTGGGGCCATGCGCGTGTGGGCGCACGGCCAGAAAACTTGCCGGATGGAAAGGCCGGGCCGACGATACGGCCAAGGTCAAGGGCCAGTTCGTCTACCCTGGTCAGGCCGCTGTGGTTTTTTCTCGATTCCCGGCCATTTCCGGCTGGCAGATTCAGGTCAAACGTGTTAATGACAACGACGTAATTGTGGTTGTGGCCGAAACGGCGCAACCTTTCGATACGGAAAGCTTTGAGGCCGACTTCCAGGCCTCGATGAAATTGCGACCTGTCGTCGAGACCTGCGTTCCCGGCACGCTGCCGGAGGATGCCCCCCGTCTCGTCAATGAAAGAACTTTCGATTAA
- a CDS encoding CBS domain-containing protein: MYVGLKMLRDFVKVTPQTLVKDAQKQLEDNKLWMLLVVDDEGKLVGYVRKEDVSAALPSIMTSLEKHEITYLMSKLTVEKIYRTDIKTVAPETEIEGAADMMYEMNLAGLAVVDADGELIGYINRNVMLDVLAEQMGYREGGSRLTLEVEDRSGVLYEVAGVIANMKISIISTGTFFYNGRRVVVVRMDAEDPSLVAAALEDRGYKVVTAVDFEEEWT, encoded by the coding sequence ATGTACGTCGGACTGAAAATGCTTCGCGACTTCGTCAAGGTCACCCCCCAGACGCTGGTCAAGGACGCCCAGAAACAGCTTGAGGACAACAAGCTCTGGATGCTCCTGGTGGTGGACGACGAAGGCAAGCTGGTCGGCTACGTGCGCAAGGAAGATGTTTCAGCGGCCCTGCCCAGCATCATGACTTCCCTTGAGAAACATGAGATCACCTACCTGATGAGCAAGCTCACGGTGGAGAAGATCTACCGTACGGACATCAAGACCGTGGCCCCGGAGACGGAGATCGAGGGCGCGGCCGACATGATGTACGAGATGAACCTTGCCGGGCTGGCCGTGGTCGATGCCGACGGTGAACTCATCGGCTACATCAACCGCAACGTCATGCTCGACGTCCTGGCCGAGCAGATGGGCTACCGTGAGGGCGGCAGCCGCCTGACCCTTGAGGTCGAGGACCGTTCCGGCGTGCTTTACGAGGTCGCCGGGGTCATCGCCAACATGAAGATTTCCATCATTTCCACCGGCACCTTCTTTTACAACGGGCGCCGTGTCGTGGTCGTCCGTATGGACGCCGAGGACCCGTCCCTGGTCGCCGCCGCGCTTGAGGACCGGGGCTATAAGGTGGTCACTGCCGTGGATTTCGAGGAGGAGTGGACCTAG
- a CDS encoding sensor domain-containing diguanylate cyclase, with amino-acid sequence MTFKIKHRNAEGAKDEENHLVVLGGMRIFLVLTLVVGALLFGGGMLIYHTEREDFLERIRFSERSAIALQSSAMARELDRIVADILYLSKQNELTLHLDTGDRKAIRDMGREYEQLAKNRPNYDQIRYIDAKGVERVRVNHRDGQSRVVPLAELQDKSDRYYFKRCIPLARGDIYLSPLDLNVENGVIERPFRPVLRIGTPVFDTSGRKRGIILINYNAQALLDRIHRASYPAEGGCMLINCQGYWILNPDKSKEWGFMWPEMRDVRFDKELPLEWKRILDEEHGQFRTGPGLFTFSVERPLTEMQAFSLHLHDPTETIFEARHESPRFWVLVSLVPPAILDEQAHSLLFKLLMSGGLLFALMTFGAWHLALAISRRQLYQKQLEAAALFDALTGLPNRKLFFDRLEAALTLNARHERRLALLYIDLDGFKSVNDTMGHDAGDELLKQVGTLLSGTVRQSDTVSRLGGDEFAVLLHEVANVEAAALVGEKIVSVLHEPIQLKAGSTTIGASVGVAVYPEHGDSAETLIRNADQAMYVSKSKGKNTCTMAGSPRHANA; translated from the coding sequence ATGACTTTCAAGATCAAACACCGAAACGCCGAGGGCGCGAAGGACGAGGAAAACCACCTGGTCGTCCTTGGCGGCATGCGCATATTTCTTGTTCTCACACTGGTCGTCGGAGCCCTGCTCTTCGGCGGCGGGATGCTCATCTACCACACCGAGCGGGAAGACTTCCTCGAAAGAATCCGTTTCTCGGAACGCAGTGCGATAGCCTTGCAAAGCTCGGCCATGGCCCGGGAGCTGGACCGCATCGTGGCCGACATCCTGTACCTGTCCAAACAGAACGAACTCACCCTGCATCTCGACACCGGCGACCGGAAGGCGATCCGGGACATGGGCCGGGAATACGAGCAACTGGCCAAAAACCGCCCGAACTACGATCAGATCCGCTACATCGACGCCAAGGGCGTGGAGCGGGTCCGCGTCAACCATCGCGACGGCCAGTCCCGGGTCGTGCCCCTGGCGGAGCTTCAGGACAAAAGCGACCGGTACTACTTCAAGCGCTGCATCCCCCTGGCCCGGGGAGACATCTACCTCTCCCCCCTGGACCTCAACGTGGAAAACGGAGTGATAGAACGCCCGTTCAGGCCCGTGTTGCGCATCGGCACCCCGGTCTTCGATACTTCGGGCCGCAAGCGGGGCATCATCCTGATCAACTACAACGCCCAGGCCCTGCTGGACCGCATCCACCGCGCGAGCTACCCGGCCGAGGGCGGGTGCATGCTCATCAACTGCCAGGGCTACTGGATCCTGAACCCGGACAAGAGCAAGGAATGGGGATTCATGTGGCCGGAGATGCGCGACGTCCGCTTCGACAAGGAACTACCCCTGGAGTGGAAACGGATACTGGACGAAGAGCACGGACAGTTCCGCACCGGCCCGGGCCTGTTTACCTTTTCCGTCGAACGCCCCCTGACGGAGATGCAGGCATTCAGCCTGCATCTGCACGACCCGACCGAAACCATCTTTGAAGCGAGGCATGAATCGCCCCGCTTTTGGGTCCTCGTCTCCCTGGTCCCCCCCGCCATCCTCGACGAACAAGCCCACTCTTTGCTCTTCAAGCTGCTCATGAGCGGCGGCCTGCTCTTCGCCTTGATGACCTTCGGCGCCTGGCATTTGGCCCTGGCCATATCCCGGCGCCAACTGTACCAGAAACAACTCGAGGCAGCCGCCCTGTTCGACGCCCTGACCGGGCTGCCCAACCGCAAGCTCTTCTTCGACCGTCTGGAGGCGGCCCTGACGCTGAACGCCCGGCACGAACGCAGGCTGGCCCTGCTCTATATCGACCTGGACGGCTTCAAGTCGGTCAACGACACCATGGGACACGACGCGGGCGACGAACTGCTCAAGCAAGTGGGCACCCTGCTGTCCGGCACGGTGCGCCAATCCGACACCGTGTCCCGGCTGGGCGGCGACGAATTCGCCGTGCTGCTACACGAGGTGGCCAACGTGGAGGCTGCGGCCCTGGTGGGTGAGAAGATCGTGTCCGTGCTGCACGAGCCCATCCAGCTCAAGGCCGGTTCGACGACCATCGGCGCCAGCGTGGGCGTGGCCGTGTACCCGGAGCACGGCGATTCCGCCGAAACCCTGATTCGAAACGCGGACCAGGCCATGTACGTCTCCAAATCCAAGGGCAAGAATACCTGCACCATGGCCGGTTCACCGCGCCATGCGAACGCCTGA
- a CDS encoding cobyric acid synthase → MDKQNLFAGIPEVLDERRFAHGGNRRRMAETAGCAPEDILDFSANVNPLGPPTWLGQVVGQALQEVDAYPDPDCTRLLMAAAERYKVWPTQVTAGNGASELLFAIAALKGFRQAIIPSPTYVDYARACRVHRLPVVEPPLADDFTVNFPAMGTLLATPSLVFLCSPNNPTGTVVSANDLREVAAMFPRSTFVVDESFAEFLPEGADRLTRDRPSNVICVLSLTKTYAIPGLRLGLAFADPDVILRIHRNMPAWSVNTLAQKVGERCLKDAAYLAETREQTRLLRESLASGLRQVPGLRVLPGAANYLFCRVDRVGQDAAMLRDRLLREYRIGIRLCGNYTGLDDKWFRVAVRGRADNETLIRAMEGVAGTARGPVVKRTRRTPALMIQGTSSNAGKSVLAAAFCRILLQDGFDVAPFKAQNMSLNSYVTDQGGEMGRAQVTQAMACRLNPDVRMNPVLLKPGSDIGSQVIVMGRPVGNMSVREYVEYKPRAWEAVKAAYDSLANEHDVLVLEGAGSPAEVNLKHHDIVNMTMAEYAGARVLLTGDIDRGGVFASIVGTMSLLTAGERSRVEGYVINRFRGDASLLDPAFGQMFERTGKPVLGTVPYIHALGLPEEDSVSFKDGFRPEGDKLPEDRCVDIVVLDLPRISNFNDIDPLYAEPDVRVRVVADARDVGTPDAVIIPGSKSTVPDMRALKGTGMAAVLRELAEGRTRIVGICGGFQMLGRIVDDPYGLESETTRVEGFDLLPVQTTLSPEKTLTRTFGTHSASGLTVHGYEIHHGRTEPLSDDLRVALRDNAGEPLGYMRPDGRVLGTYLHGLFDADGFRRWFIDQLRMDKGLSPLEAIQTVFGLEDALDNLASVVREAVDMDAVYRALGLSGGCAQAPLFRRPGR, encoded by the coding sequence ATGGATAAGCAGAATCTTTTCGCTGGGATACCCGAGGTGTTGGATGAACGGCGGTTCGCCCACGGGGGGAACCGGCGGCGCATGGCCGAGACGGCAGGGTGCGCGCCGGAGGATATCCTCGATTTTTCGGCCAACGTGAATCCCCTCGGGCCGCCGACGTGGCTCGGGCAGGTGGTCGGCCAGGCCCTCCAGGAGGTGGACGCCTATCCGGATCCGGACTGCACCCGGCTGCTCATGGCCGCGGCCGAGCGCTACAAGGTTTGGCCCACGCAGGTGACGGCGGGCAACGGCGCGTCCGAATTGCTTTTCGCCATCGCCGCCCTCAAGGGATTTCGCCAGGCCATCATCCCTTCGCCCACATATGTGGATTATGCCCGGGCGTGCCGGGTCCATCGTTTGCCCGTGGTGGAACCGCCGCTCGCCGACGACTTTACCGTGAACTTCCCGGCCATGGGTACACTCCTGGCCACGCCCTCCCTGGTCTTCCTGTGCAGCCCCAACAACCCCACCGGCACCGTGGTCTCGGCCAACGACCTGCGCGAGGTGGCGGCCATGTTTCCCCGGTCCACCTTCGTGGTGGACGAGTCCTTTGCGGAATTTTTGCCCGAGGGGGCGGACCGGTTGACCCGCGACCGGCCGTCCAACGTCATCTGCGTCCTCTCCCTGACCAAGACCTACGCCATTCCCGGCCTGCGGCTGGGGCTGGCCTTCGCCGACCCGGACGTGATCCTGCGCATTCACCGCAATATGCCCGCTTGGTCCGTGAATACCCTGGCCCAGAAGGTCGGCGAACGCTGCCTGAAGGACGCGGCCTACCTGGCCGAAACCCGTGAGCAAACCAGGTTGCTGCGCGAATCCCTGGCTTCGGGGCTCCGGCAGGTGCCGGGCCTCAGGGTCCTGCCGGGCGCGGCCAACTATCTCTTCTGCCGCGTGGATCGCGTGGGTCAGGATGCCGCCATGCTGCGGGACCGTCTGCTCCGCGAGTATCGCATCGGCATTCGGCTGTGCGGCAACTACACCGGCCTGGACGACAAGTGGTTCCGGGTGGCCGTGCGCGGCCGCGCGGACAACGAGACGCTCATCCGGGCCATGGAGGGGGTGGCGGGCACGGCGCGCGGTCCGGTGGTCAAGCGCACCCGTCGGACTCCGGCCCTGATGATCCAGGGGACCAGCTCCAACGCGGGTAAATCCGTGCTGGCGGCCGCCTTCTGCCGTATCCTGTTGCAGGACGGTTTCGACGTGGCCCCGTTCAAGGCCCAGAACATGTCGCTCAACTCCTACGTCACCGACCAGGGCGGCGAGATGGGCCGCGCCCAGGTGACCCAGGCCATGGCCTGCCGCCTGAACCCGGATGTGCGCATGAACCCGGTGCTGCTCAAGCCCGGCTCGGACATCGGCTCGCAGGTCATCGTCATGGGGCGTCCCGTGGGCAACATGAGCGTGCGCGAGTATGTGGAGTACAAGCCGCGCGCCTGGGAAGCGGTCAAGGCGGCCTACGACTCCCTGGCCAACGAGCACGACGTCCTGGTCCTGGAAGGGGCGGGCAGCCCGGCCGAGGTCAATCTCAAGCACCACGACATCGTCAACATGACCATGGCCGAGTACGCGGGGGCGCGCGTCCTGCTCACCGGGGACATAGACCGGGGCGGAGTCTTCGCCTCCATCGTCGGGACCATGAGCTTGCTTACGGCCGGAGAGCGCAGCCGGGTGGAGGGCTACGTCATCAATCGTTTCCGGGGCGACGCCTCGCTGCTGGACCCGGCCTTCGGCCAGATGTTCGAGCGCACGGGCAAGCCGGTGCTCGGCACGGTGCCGTATATCCACGCCCTTGGCCTGCCCGAAGAGGATTCGGTCTCGTTCAAGGACGGGTTCCGGCCCGAGGGCGACAAGCTTCCCGAGGATCGGTGCGTGGACATCGTGGTTCTGGACCTGCCGCGTATTTCGAATTTCAACGACATCGACCCGCTTTACGCCGAGCCGGACGTGCGCGTGCGCGTGGTGGCCGACGCCCGCGACGTGGGAACGCCCGACGCGGTGATCATTCCCGGCTCCAAGTCCACGGTGCCGGACATGCGCGCCCTCAAGGGCACGGGCATGGCCGCCGTCCTGCGCGAACTGGCCGAGGGCCGCACGCGCATCGTCGGCATCTGCGGTGGATTCCAGATGCTCGGCCGCATAGTGGACGACCCCTATGGCCTGGAGTCCGAGACCACCCGCGTGGAGGGTTTCGACCTCTTGCCGGTGCAGACCACCCTGAGCCCCGAAAAGACCCTGACCCGGACTTTCGGTACCCATTCGGCCTCGGGCCTGACCGTGCACGGCTACGAGATCCACCACGGCCGCACCGAGCCGCTGTCCGACGATCTGCGCGTGGCCCTGCGCGACAACGCGGGCGAGCCGTTGGGATACATGCGTCCGGACGGGCGGGTGCTCGGCACCTATCTGCATGGATTGTTCGACGCCGACGGGTTCCGCCGCTGGTTCATCGACCAGTTGCGCATGGACAAGGGGCTCTCGCCCCTGGAGGCGATCCAGACCGTCTTCGGCCTGGAGGACGCCCTGGACAACCTGGCTTCCGTGGTGCGCGAGGCCGTGGACATGGACGCGGTCTACCGGGCGCTCGGCCTGTCGGGCGGATGTGCCCAGGCCCCGCTTTTCCGCCGTCCGGGAAGGTGA
- a CDS encoding molybdopterin-dependent oxidoreductase, with product MWKRAVCTKDCPDTCGLLVRVENGRITQVKGDPDHPYTQGFICKKGARFPEHVHGEARLTTPLRRTGPKGSGRFAPISWDEALDEVADNIKRVAEEFGPEAVLPYSYAGHMGMVHRNSGNAFFNKLGASRLDQTICGPAATAGFKASLGGGPSTEIQEAAQSDLIVIWGNNTLVTNVHAWPHFTRARKNGARIVVIDPYRNPTAREADTHLMLRPGTDAALALAVMHVLIAEDLVDHEFIRSKTVGFNRLRERAQEWPPARAAETCGLSEADITAFARAYGTARAPYIRTGWGPARQLAGGMAMRTIALLPALVNAFAKPGGGITRSLGGAPGKTASLLRDDLRPEGTRTVNMVHLGHALTELADPPVMLFYNYLSNPAAVAPQSAQVMAGLAREDLFTVVQELYMTDTAQYADVILPGASFLEVGDIYRCYGHNYIQIARPVIEPVGDSRPTLDIFQALAARMGYTEEVFSLTEEECIERILAEADSPYMNGVDLDALRRGDPVRLNIPANPFAGGFRTPSGKVEFFSQAMADQGLDPLPDGTPVRDPEGGEAYPLEYITPPHPLLLNSAFNEVEAIRERVGGPRVLIHPETAAARSIAQGTTVRVFNARGSNTARAEITEDTRPELLVAEGLHWPNAVPGQGSNQLTSQRLTDMGNTCAFHCNRVEVEPLAEPERAPGEAQPA from the coding sequence ATGTGGAAGCGCGCGGTTTGCACCAAGGATTGTCCCGACACCTGCGGCCTGCTGGTCCGGGTTGAGAACGGCCGGATCACTCAAGTCAAGGGCGATCCGGACCATCCCTACACGCAGGGATTCATCTGCAAGAAGGGAGCGCGGTTCCCGGAACATGTGCACGGCGAGGCGCGGCTGACCACGCCGCTTCGGCGCACCGGCCCCAAGGGCAGCGGCCGGTTCGCGCCGATCTCCTGGGACGAGGCCCTGGACGAAGTGGCCGACAACATCAAGCGGGTGGCCGAGGAATTCGGGCCCGAGGCCGTACTGCCCTACTCCTATGCCGGACACATGGGCATGGTCCACCGCAACTCGGGCAACGCCTTCTTCAACAAGCTCGGCGCCAGCCGCCTGGACCAGACCATCTGCGGCCCGGCGGCCACGGCGGGCTTCAAGGCCTCCCTGGGAGGCGGCCCGAGCACTGAAATCCAGGAAGCCGCCCAATCCGACCTCATCGTCATCTGGGGCAACAACACCCTGGTCACCAACGTCCACGCCTGGCCGCACTTCACCCGCGCGCGCAAAAACGGCGCGCGGATCGTGGTCATCGACCCCTACCGCAACCCCACGGCCAGAGAGGCGGACACCCACCTCATGCTCCGGCCCGGCACGGACGCGGCCCTGGCCCTGGCGGTCATGCACGTGCTCATCGCCGAGGATCTCGTCGATCACGAATTCATCCGCTCGAAGACCGTCGGCTTCAACCGGCTCAGGGAGCGCGCCCAGGAATGGCCGCCCGCCCGGGCCGCCGAGACCTGCGGCCTGAGCGAGGCCGACATCACGGCCTTCGCCCGCGCCTACGGCACGGCCCGCGCGCCGTACATCCGCACCGGCTGGGGCCCGGCCCGGCAACTGGCGGGCGGCATGGCCATGCGGACCATCGCCCTGCTCCCGGCCCTGGTCAACGCCTTCGCCAAGCCCGGCGGCGGCATCACCCGCTCGCTGGGCGGCGCGCCCGGCAAGACCGCGAGTCTGCTGCGCGATGATCTCCGCCCCGAGGGCACGCGTACCGTGAACATGGTCCACCTGGGCCACGCCCTGACCGAACTTGCCGACCCGCCGGTCATGCTCTTCTACAACTACCTGTCCAACCCCGCGGCCGTGGCCCCCCAGTCGGCGCAGGTCATGGCCGGACTGGCCCGCGAGGACCTGTTCACCGTGGTCCAGGAGCTGTACATGACCGACACCGCCCAATATGCGGACGTCATCCTGCCCGGCGCAAGCTTCCTCGAAGTGGGCGACATCTACCGCTGCTACGGCCACAACTACATCCAGATCGCCCGGCCGGTGATCGAGCCCGTGGGCGACAGCCGCCCCACCCTGGACATCTTCCAGGCCCTGGCCGCCCGCATGGGATACACGGAGGAGGTCTTCTCCCTGACCGAGGAGGAGTGCATCGAACGCATCCTGGCCGAAGCCGACTCGCCCTACATGAATGGCGTGGACCTCGACGCCCTGCGCCGGGGGGACCCTGTACGCCTGAACATCCCGGCCAACCCCTTTGCCGGGGGATTCAGAACCCCGTCCGGCAAGGTGGAATTCTTCTCACAGGCCATGGCCGACCAGGGGCTCGACCCCCTGCCCGACGGCACGCCCGTGCGCGACCCCGAGGGCGGCGAAGCGTACCCGCTCGAATACATCACCCCGCCCCACCCCCTGCTGCTCAACTCCGCCTTCAACGAGGTCGAGGCCATCCGGGAGCGGGTCGGCGGCCCCCGGGTGCTCATCCACCCGGAAACCGCCGCCGCGCGGAGCATCGCCCAAGGCACGACCGTCCGCGTGTTCAACGCACGCGGCTCGAACACCGCCCGGGCCGAGATCACCGAGGACACCCGCCCGGAGCTGCTCGTGGCCGAGGGGCTGCACTGGCCCAACGCCGTGCCCGGTCAAGGTTCCAACCAGCTCACCAGCCAACGGTTGACGGACATGGGCAATACGTGCGCATTCCACTGCAACCGGGTGGAGGTGGAACCCCTGGCCGAACCGGAACGCGCGCCCGGCGAAGCGCAACCGGCCTGA
- a CDS encoding alpha/beta hydrolase: MRPLLRLLCAALLSLLCACAIHRGPQDTPVRIVEADGVSLAYRTLGSGPPLLLIMGYAGTMDVWDGPLVAELARSRTVILFDNRGMGYSGTDGTPLTIDLMASDALALLDALGLARADVMGWSMGSIIAQEMALTHPERVGKLILYGTAVDPAPVMAALDDMGTLAPEDFLARLFPEPWRTAHPDIYSRLPAPAIAPSPDVIRQQYRALDAWPGTRDRLAALDRQTLIIVGEADRVTPPDQALDAAALIPGAWLARYKGAGHWLMYQAGQDMARTIEDFLTVHQDLLR; the protein is encoded by the coding sequence ATGAGACCACTTCTCCGTCTGCTCTGCGCGGCCCTGCTGTCCCTCCTCTGCGCCTGCGCCATCCATCGGGGGCCGCAGGACACGCCGGTCCGCATCGTCGAGGCCGACGGCGTGTCCCTGGCCTACCGCACCTTGGGCAGCGGCCCGCCCCTGTTGCTCATCATGGGCTACGCCGGGACCATGGACGTCTGGGACGGCCCCCTGGTGGCCGAACTGGCCCGGAGCCGGACCGTGATTCTTTTCGACAACCGGGGCATGGGGTATTCCGGCACGGACGGAACGCCCCTGACCATCGACCTGATGGCCTCGGACGCCCTGGCCCTGCTGGATGCGCTCGGCCTTGCGCGGGCCGACGTCATGGGCTGGTCCATGGGGTCGATCATCGCCCAGGAAATGGCCCTGACCCACCCGGAACGAGTCGGCAAGCTGATCCTCTACGGCACGGCCGTGGACCCGGCCCCGGTCATGGCCGCTCTGGACGACATGGGCACCCTGGCGCCGGAAGACTTCCTGGCCCGGCTCTTCCCCGAGCCGTGGAGGACCGCCCATCCCGACATCTATTCCCGCCTGCCCGCGCCCGCAATCGCGCCTTCCCCGGACGTGATCCGACAGCAATACCGGGCCCTGGACGCCTGGCCGGGCACCCGCGACCGCCTGGCCGCGCTCGACCGGCAAACCCTGATCATCGTGGGCGAGGCGGACCGGGTCACGCCCCCGGACCAGGCCCTGGACGCCGCCGCGCTCATCCCCGGCGCGTGGCTCGCCCGCTATAAGGGAGCCGGACACTGGCTGATGTACCAGGCCGGGCAGGACATGGCCCGGACCATCGAGGATTTCCTGACCGTCCATCAGGACCTGCTGCGCTGA